A genomic region of Leptospira mtsangambouensis contains the following coding sequences:
- a CDS encoding PAS domain-containing sensor histidine kinase has protein sequence MVSFEVNVIFAVTIISVIFNTSLAFIIYFLSKHSKSEVKLVYTALFLAVLVFRNFALYLFGEENQRIFFFFSESCSIFGSYLLIAAVAPIATKKIKQTYLYSISIFIYVFFVTLLLTEISFFWIALPSSFFNAGALVLFGIIVYKLNTYPQAFRIFFLTICLTIAFQRLSFPYLFTLEWYRPIGYIINTLFMFLFGVGCILFNFNIQTKKLNLSLEELEHLQKTIKDVNVRLLIMYNQLPAIIYNIEFLPEPKTSYISPKMEEITGYGLNFFYENPDFFKEIVIPEDQHKIAELFAGHSPVILRMIHANGSLIWTEHYVNVSFDILGIEKRIDVVALDITKSKKTEISLLQEKNLNNTVFDNAANLILLTDAKGLIESINSASETILGIQKKDVLGKYIQDVILLPEDREYLKDVLDDVNEIQNIAESLILRCVTTTNQILFLEWRLGIIRDNRSEPSKIIWIGIDQTSKRAAEIELKELNKSLEEKVKARTKELQSSNFELNSALFALREAQQKLIQSEKLVSLGQLVSGLAHEINNPIGMIKSSVETLISEWEEERIQEKTLRISELIQLILETDTSGLRIITGLSNRQARMSLTESFRQHELPFDEELAELFVDSGIRNLSHSIISKIKTIIRNKEDFQILRRILLVKQSSEHILYSIKRLSKITYTLKNFAGLQSNLELSDYSLTDTIHSAVSLYKEHFLRDINLLLNLEYSGNVRCIQGDLVQLWSQIIWNSIQAVASKGTIQIRSFKKSERVIVEIEDSGVGISPENQTKVFMPFFSTKTTGDGLGLGLYLVKEIANRHNANVEFESVTGRTVFKVSFPLTI, from the coding sequence ATGGTGTCTTTTGAAGTAAACGTAATCTTTGCAGTTACCATTATTTCTGTAATATTTAACACTTCATTAGCATTTATAATTTACTTTTTATCAAAACACTCCAAATCTGAAGTAAAACTAGTCTATACAGCGCTTTTTTTAGCTGTTCTCGTATTTAGAAACTTTGCACTTTACCTCTTTGGAGAAGAAAACCAAAGAATCTTTTTTTTCTTTTCAGAAAGTTGTTCAATTTTTGGTTCTTATCTTCTTATCGCTGCTGTTGCTCCCATTGCCACTAAAAAAATCAAACAAACCTATCTATATTCAATTTCCATTTTCATTTATGTATTCTTTGTAACACTTCTTTTAACGGAGATTAGTTTCTTCTGGATTGCACTCCCTTCTTCTTTTTTTAACGCGGGAGCACTTGTTTTATTTGGAATCATTGTTTACAAACTAAATACCTATCCACAGGCATTTCGAATTTTCTTTTTGACCATTTGTCTAACCATTGCCTTCCAAAGACTTTCCTTTCCTTACCTTTTCACCTTAGAATGGTATAGACCCATTGGTTATATCATCAATACCTTGTTTATGTTTTTATTTGGAGTTGGCTGTATTCTTTTTAATTTTAACATTCAAACTAAAAAACTAAACTTATCGCTAGAAGAATTAGAACATTTGCAAAAAACTATCAAAGATGTAAATGTACGCCTTCTCATAATGTATAATCAACTTCCTGCCATCATATATAATATTGAATTTTTACCAGAACCGAAAACCTCATATATTAGCCCGAAAATGGAAGAAATCACGGGATATGGTCTGAATTTCTTTTACGAAAATCCAGATTTTTTTAAGGAGATTGTCATCCCTGAAGACCAACACAAAATCGCTGAATTGTTTGCTGGCCATTCACCTGTGATCCTTCGGATGATTCACGCCAATGGTTCACTCATTTGGACAGAACATTATGTGAATGTTTCCTTTGATATACTCGGAATTGAAAAACGTATTGATGTAGTTGCACTTGATATTACAAAATCAAAAAAAACAGAAATCTCTTTATTACAGGAGAAAAACTTAAACAACACTGTATTCGATAATGCTGCAAATCTAATTTTGTTAACAGATGCGAAGGGATTGATTGAAAGTATCAATTCTGCGTCTGAAACCATTTTAGGAATACAAAAAAAAGATGTTTTAGGAAAATACATCCAAGACGTAATTTTATTACCAGAAGACAGAGAATATCTCAAGGATGTGTTAGATGACGTCAACGAAATTCAAAACATTGCTGAGAGTTTAATTTTACGTTGTGTGACCACAACAAACCAAATTCTTTTTTTAGAATGGAGACTCGGGATCATTCGTGATAACCGTAGTGAACCTTCGAAGATCATTTGGATTGGAATTGATCAAACATCCAAACGTGCTGCAGAAATTGAACTCAAAGAATTAAATAAATCTCTCGAAGAAAAAGTAAAAGCAAGAACCAAAGAGTTACAATCCAGTAATTTTGAATTAAACTCTGCCCTTTTTGCTCTGAGAGAGGCTCAACAAAAATTAATCCAGAGTGAGAAGTTAGTTTCTCTTGGACAGTTAGTTTCTGGGCTCGCGCATGAAATTAACAATCCGATTGGAATGATCAAATCATCAGTAGAGACTTTAATTTCCGAATGGGAAGAAGAAAGGATCCAAGAAAAAACATTACGCATTAGTGAATTGATTCAGTTGATTCTTGAGACTGACACCAGTGGACTTCGTATCATCACAGGATTATCAAATAGGCAAGCCCGTATGTCATTGACTGAAAGTTTCAGACAACATGAGCTTCCTTTTGATGAAGAACTTGCCGAACTTTTTGTTGATTCGGGGATACGCAATTTATCTCACTCAATTATCTCTAAAATCAAAACAATCATTCGAAACAAAGAAGACTTCCAAATTTTAAGAAGGATTTTACTAGTAAAACAATCTTCTGAACATATTTTATATTCAATAAAACGACTTTCAAAAATCACTTACACACTGAAAAACTTTGCAGGATTACAATCCAACTTAGAACTTTCCGACTATTCTTTGACCGACACAATTCATTCAGCAGTTTCTCTTTATAAAGAACATTTTTTACGAGATATCAATCTTTTATTGAATTTAGAATACAGTGGGAACGTTCGTTGCATCCAAGGAGATTTAGTTCAGCTTTGGAGCCAAATCATTTGGAACTCGATCCAAGCGGTTGCCTCCAAAGGCACAATCCAGATTAGAAGTTTTAAAAAATCAGAAAGAGTTATTGTAGAAATTGAAGATTCAGGAGTTGGAATTTCACCTGAAAACCAAACAAAAGTGTTTATGCCTTTTTTCTCAACGAAGACAACCGGAGATGGTCTCGGTCTTGGGTTGTATTTAGTAAAAGAGATCGCAAATCGACACAATGCAAATGTAGAATTTGAATCTGTCACAGGAAGAACTGTTTTTAAAGTGAGTTTTCCCTTAACTATTTAA
- a CDS encoding response regulator: MASILVVDDSSAVLKILRLALSSQGHTVITCDSGEKALEILKADPSISLGIFDFNMPGLSGVDLIRETKNKVSNSNFKLLVLSVENKPEIISNALFQGADAWMLKPFNNEQLIKQVTELL, encoded by the coding sequence ATGGCATCTATTCTTGTAGTCGATGACTCTTCTGCCGTTTTAAAGATTCTACGATTGGCCCTGAGTAGCCAGGGCCATACAGTCATTACCTGCGATTCAGGAGAAAAGGCATTAGAAATTTTGAAGGCTGACCCATCCATTAGTCTTGGGATCTTCGACTTTAATATGCCGGGACTTAGTGGGGTAGATTTAATTCGTGAAACCAAAAATAAAGTAAGTAACAGTAATTTTAAATTACTTGTTTTATCTGTTGAAAACAAACCAGAGATTATTTCCAACGCCTTGTTCCAAGGCGCAGATGCCTGGATGTTAAAACCATTCAACAACGAACAGCTTATCAAACAAGTAACGGAGCTTCTATAA
- a CDS encoding response regulator, producing the protein MAKILTVDDAPAVLKILNLVLTTEGHEVTSATNGTDALQKIESSSFDIGIFDVNMPGMTGIELTEKALKTNNGKSMKIVMLTTESSDEMKNKGKAAGAVGWLVKPFANESLVKLISQLT; encoded by the coding sequence ATGGCAAAAATTCTAACAGTCGACGATGCACCAGCGGTTTTAAAAATACTAAACCTGGTATTAACAACAGAAGGACACGAAGTTACGTCAGCTACAAACGGAACTGATGCACTCCAAAAAATTGAATCATCTAGTTTTGACATAGGTATTTTTGATGTGAATATGCCAGGAATGACTGGGATTGAGTTAACGGAAAAAGCTCTCAAAACAAACAATGGTAAATCCATGAAAATCGTAATGCTCACAACTGAATCCAGTGATGAAATGAAAAATAAAGGAAAGGCTGCAGGTGCCGTAGGTTGGCTTGTCAAACCTTTTGCAAACGAATCTTTGGTGAAACTCATTTCTCAGCTAACATAA
- a CDS encoding ATP-binding protein, translated as MIPHSLLFESENTKQVTELLKEINYTFERVNQFEEIAKTLEDGKFHFLIFHVADITNEEDQKKLTELTKLFPQTLILIITDKTKWDITASLLKQHMVYDFIQTPIETNHFQFTLDRSLQYLLTKLKSQFINEAENHLYKRMVEIFDWKKSLSHKENENIASDIIHQMNINLFQGSGIGTLMSVVSILISKGKLDDEGKNYSIPKAIMDLLSENYEAAKSMFDSMSISQSVIDDETIIENKESPQKLLSIINKEMEILNEALVIKSQKINLSQIPTSVADKKIRFDETKLSYVIREILLNAIKYSKEKDIIYLIFFHKENFLELKVINPSYQNNDGTNGIPEKFESFVFEPFFRISSVVDDSYAKFEQFRFGLGLPLVKKILDQHQSNVQIYNIENNFRNENTKDICLTIRFPLFEEEK; from the coding sequence ATGATTCCGCATAGTTTGTTATTTGAAAGCGAAAACACAAAACAAGTCACAGAATTATTAAAAGAAATCAATTATACCTTTGAAAGAGTCAATCAATTTGAAGAAATTGCAAAAACTTTAGAAGATGGAAAATTTCACTTTCTCATATTTCACGTTGCTGACATTACAAACGAAGAAGATCAAAAGAAACTTACAGAGCTCACCAAACTTTTTCCACAAACACTGATTCTTATCATCACTGACAAAACCAAATGGGATATCACAGCTTCCCTTTTAAAACAACATATGGTTTATGATTTTATCCAAACACCAATAGAGACAAACCATTTTCAATTCACCTTAGACAGATCTCTCCAATACCTTTTAACAAAACTAAAGTCCCAATTCATCAATGAAGCAGAGAACCATCTCTACAAACGTATGGTTGAAATTTTTGATTGGAAAAAATCCCTTTCTCACAAAGAAAACGAAAACATTGCCTCGGATATCATTCACCAAATGAATATCAACCTATTCCAAGGAAGTGGGATTGGAACCTTAATGAGTGTTGTCAGCATTCTAATTTCAAAAGGAAAATTGGATGATGAAGGGAAAAATTATTCCATACCCAAAGCCATTATGGATTTATTATCCGAAAACTATGAAGCTGCTAAAAGTATGTTTGATAGTATGTCCATTTCACAATCGGTCATCGACGACGAAACCATTATTGAAAACAAAGAATCTCCACAAAAACTTCTATCTATTATCAACAAAGAAATGGAAATTTTAAACGAAGCTCTTGTTATCAAATCACAAAAAATTAATTTAAGCCAAATCCCAACTTCTGTTGCAGACAAAAAAATTCGTTTTGATGAAACAAAACTTTCCTATGTGATTAGAGAAATTCTTCTAAATGCTATCAAATATTCGAAAGAGAAAGATATAATTTATCTAATCTTTTTTCATAAAGAAAATTTTTTAGAATTAAAAGTAATTAATCCTTCCTATCAAAACAACGATGGTACAAACGGGATCCCAGAAAAATTTGAATCCTTCGTTTTTGAACCTTTTTTCAGAATTTCATCTGTAGTTGATGATAGTTATGCGAAATTCGAACAATTTAGATTTGGGCTAGGACTGCCATTGGTAAAAAAAATTTTAGACCAACATCAATCCAACGTACAAATTTATAATATAGAAAATAACTTTAGAAATGAAAATACAAAAGATATATGTTTAACGATTCGATTTCCATTATTTGAAGAGGAGAAATAA
- a CDS encoding protein-glutamate methylesterase/protein-glutamine glutaminase, with the protein MKKHTVIIVDDQKSVRSMIKRWIESDPNWEVIGEAANPFEARDLIVEKQPEVMTLDVHMPGMDGIVFLKKLLPQYPMPVIMFSSSTTEGASTTLEALEAGAFDYVTKPIGTPESLAETKEDLLSKLNESLNYNITRVNFNHQSELPKTKKDHQKTTFKRKFIFIGSSTGGTTALRNLLNDVDETFPPILIAQHMPENFTSLFAQRLNSDLKVQVKEAKDKEVLQTGHVYIAPGNYHLGIQKIGPDYYTKIFQTDKKNGHRPSVDVLFESANELGIAENSIGIILTGMGSDGASGLLALKNQGCLTIGQNKETCVVYGMPKVAYELGAVTYQVPLNTIVEKIKEIASL; encoded by the coding sequence ATGAAAAAACATACAGTCATTATTGTGGATGATCAAAAATCTGTACGCAGTATGATCAAACGTTGGATTGAATCTGATCCAAACTGGGAAGTTATAGGAGAGGCAGCAAACCCCTTTGAAGCAAGGGATCTCATCGTAGAAAAACAACCAGAGGTTATGACCTTAGATGTTCATATGCCGGGAATGGATGGAATTGTTTTTCTAAAAAAACTTCTCCCACAATATCCAATGCCAGTCATTATGTTTAGTTCCTCCACCACAGAAGGGGCTAGTACTACTTTGGAAGCGCTGGAAGCAGGAGCCTTTGATTATGTTACCAAACCCATTGGCACTCCTGAAAGTTTAGCCGAAACCAAAGAAGATTTACTCTCAAAATTAAACGAAAGCCTAAATTACAACATAACGAGAGTTAATTTTAACCATCAATCAGAACTGCCTAAAACAAAAAAAGACCACCAAAAAACCACCTTCAAAAGAAAATTTATCTTCATTGGATCTTCCACAGGAGGAACAACTGCATTACGAAATTTATTAAACGACGTTGATGAAACATTTCCACCTATCCTGATTGCACAACATATGCCCGAAAACTTTACTTCATTGTTTGCACAACGACTCAATTCTGATTTAAAGGTGCAGGTGAAAGAAGCAAAAGACAAAGAAGTTTTACAAACTGGCCATGTATACATTGCACCAGGGAATTATCATCTTGGGATCCAAAAGATTGGCCCAGATTATTATACAAAAATATTCCAAACAGATAAAAAGAATGGGCATAGGCCTTCTGTGGATGTATTATTCGAATCTGCAAACGAATTAGGCATCGCAGAGAATAGTATAGGCATTATACTCACCGGAATGGGCAGCGATGGAGCCTCAGGTCTATTGGCATTAAAAAACCAAGGTTGCCTTACCATTGGACAAAACAAAGAAACCTGCGTAGTTTACGGAATGCCAAAAGTTGCCTACGAATTAGGAGCCGTCACATACCAAGTTCCCTTAAATACAATAGTAGAAAAAATTAAGGAAATTGCTTCATTATGA
- a CDS encoding chemotaxis protein CheA, with protein MERDDVLEYLLEARETLENIEKDLLQFEKSTLDGSLVERDLLDTLFRHFHTIKGSSGFFGLSAIVKMAHAAENLLDYLRNNPEAQDEDTLELLITALDHLNELVEHEESFPSGGDFFKEEQTQFLKKLNEKNDLIRLKQIQTMEFAESKQEEPEFGLFSETKLSENSNEEFGLFLESPKPNPKEEFGLFTNDSKQTPTEEFGLFAKKEETLGKESLQKTEEILKTEKKSIIKKDIRIDTDKLDSLLDIVGEIVITEPMVTDHPDITKLKLENFQKTALQLKKLIRNLQEITLSLRMVPIAGIFTRMERLVRDTAKKTGKQVLLSISGEDTEIDKSIIEEMYDPLVHIIRNAIDHGLETPQERKEAGKQPQGTIQLTANQSGKEVWIEVRDDGKGLSREKILNKAVSLGLIHQSETENLEDKDVWEFLFHPGFSTANKVTDLSGRGVGLDVVRKNVTTLKGFVDVFSNYGYGTTFLIRVPLTLAIIEGLVVRKSDTYFILPSIDVKESMYLSNEPINELYKNNHSIQYRTNQISIVDINLLFGKDSELNDQRSLKEKYLIVTESHEKQMGIVFDEILGNQSIVIKPISPIFKNINGLAGCTILGNGHAGLILDVRKLISNHLSSVTI; from the coding sequence ATGGAAAGAGACGATGTATTAGAATATCTGCTAGAAGCACGGGAAACACTTGAAAACATCGAGAAGGATCTACTCCAATTCGAAAAATCAACGTTAGATGGTAGTCTAGTAGAAAGAGATCTACTTGATACATTATTTCGACATTTCCATACCATCAAAGGAAGTTCTGGTTTTTTTGGATTATCTGCTATCGTAAAAATGGCACATGCTGCCGAAAACCTCCTCGATTATTTGCGTAACAATCCAGAAGCACAAGATGAAGATACTTTGGAACTACTCATCACTGCCCTTGACCACTTAAATGAACTAGTGGAACACGAAGAATCATTTCCTTCCGGTGGTGATTTTTTTAAAGAGGAACAAACACAATTCTTAAAAAAACTAAACGAAAAAAATGATTTAATCCGACTGAAACAAATTCAAACAATGGAATTCGCAGAATCCAAACAAGAAGAGCCTGAGTTTGGATTGTTTTCAGAAACAAAGTTGAGCGAAAATTCAAACGAAGAATTTGGATTGTTCTTAGAAAGCCCGAAACCAAATCCAAAAGAAGAATTTGGTCTATTTACAAATGACTCTAAACAAACACCGACGGAAGAGTTTGGACTGTTTGCAAAAAAAGAAGAAACACTAGGGAAAGAATCTCTTCAAAAAACAGAAGAGATTTTAAAAACGGAAAAAAAATCTATAATCAAAAAAGACATTCGAATTGATACTGATAAATTGGATTCTCTTCTCGACATTGTTGGAGAAATTGTCATCACCGAACCGATGGTAACGGATCATCCCGATATCACAAAACTCAAACTTGAAAACTTTCAAAAAACAGCCTTACAGTTAAAAAAATTAATTAGAAACCTCCAGGAAATCACTCTTAGTTTGCGGATGGTTCCGATTGCCGGAATTTTTACTCGAATGGAACGTCTTGTGAGAGATACCGCAAAAAAAACAGGCAAACAAGTGTTACTGAGTATCTCCGGAGAAGATACTGAAATAGACAAATCTATCATAGAAGAAATGTATGACCCTTTAGTTCATATCATTCGAAATGCCATTGATCACGGATTAGAAACACCACAAGAAAGAAAAGAAGCTGGCAAACAACCGCAAGGAACTATCCAACTAACAGCAAACCAATCAGGGAAAGAAGTTTGGATCGAAGTCCGCGATGATGGAAAAGGTCTCAGTCGAGAAAAAATATTAAACAAAGCCGTATCACTTGGCCTCATCCACCAATCGGAAACTGAAAACTTGGAAGACAAAGATGTTTGGGAATTTTTATTTCATCCTGGATTTTCTACTGCAAACAAAGTGACAGATTTATCAGGTAGAGGTGTTGGTCTAGATGTGGTTAGGAAAAATGTAACCACATTAAAAGGATTTGTTGATGTATTTTCGAATTATGGATACGGGACAACATTTCTCATCCGAGTTCCTTTGACTCTTGCCATTATCGAAGGACTTGTGGTTCGCAAATCGGATACTTATTTTATTTTGCCTTCCATTGATGTAAAGGAATCCATGTATCTTTCCAATGAACCAATCAACGAATTATATAAAAACAACCATAGTATACAATATAGAACCAACCAAATTTCCATTGTCGATATAAACTTATTATTTGGAAAAGATTCCGAATTAAACGACCAAAGATCCCTGAAAGAAAAATACTTAATCGTTACAGAATCACACGAAAAACAAATGGGAATTGTTTTTGATGAGATTCTAGGAAACCAGTCGATTGTGATCAAACCCATATCACCAATATTTAAAAACATCAATGGTCTTGCCGGCTGCACCATACTCGGAAACGGACATGCAGGTTTAATCCTCGATGTAAGAAAACTAATTAGTAATCATCTATCGTCGGTGACTATATGA
- a CDS encoding chemotaxis protein CheW — protein sequence MSQQLKSWDMSSDEDTMKDLYLCFSLENRDYAFEVRHLTEILALPAITTIPGTAPFLKGVINIRGKIIPVMDVRMRFDMPFKPYHERTCVLLVELDGLPLGLIVDTVNDVLRIPSENIDLAPKIGESKSSRFIYATGRVGDSVKILINLQRLLTEEETVLIKDIPGN from the coding sequence ATGAGTCAGCAATTAAAATCATGGGACATGAGCTCAGACGAAGATACCATGAAAGATTTGTATCTTTGTTTTAGTTTGGAAAATAGGGATTATGCTTTTGAAGTTCGACACCTAACAGAGATTTTGGCTCTTCCTGCCATCACTACAATCCCTGGAACGGCTCCTTTTCTAAAAGGTGTAATCAATATACGGGGAAAAATCATACCAGTGATGGATGTTCGAATGCGGTTTGATATGCCATTTAAACCCTATCATGAAAGAACTTGTGTGCTTCTTGTAGAGTTGGATGGTTTGCCCCTTGGTTTGATCGTTGATACTGTAAACGATGTTTTGCGGATTCCTTCAGAAAATATTGATTTAGCTCCAAAAATTGGTGAATCCAAATCCTCTCGTTTCATTTATGCAACAGGAAGAGTGGGAGACTCGGTAAAAATTCTTATCAATCTACAAAGATTACTAACGGAAGAAGAAACTGTTTTGATTAAGGACATTCCGGGAAATTAA
- a CDS encoding methyl-accepting chemotaxis protein yields the protein MKWIHDLKIRVKLLLAFMVTILLMIVVAGASFYSARQILASLHTVFEDRVVPISQIKEVSDAYLIGIVDSANKVRAKKITVEEALESIRESETKADAVWKIYLGTYLVPEEKAIIDQMEKEFPPLKAGVKQLRILLETRNEVELEKFVTVDMYPIFEPLTHHLDDLIRVQLKVAKEEYHKSEAQFKSSLAIVTAVVAIAFVLVFVIAIFFSDSIAAPMKKIVEVAQTVSIGDLDVDLETKHKTHANAKHLEGNEIQQLSQAFMELVSFIKERAEHLERIANSDLSADVTLKSERDQLGLSLRRMLINLSDVVEKLYFSSQEVDLGAQQLADASTSLSEAASEQASAVEEISATLTEISNSFLANAENAERMTEFSESTAKQALEGNSKMKDLVSAMGEISNSFDQISKINKVINDIAFQTNILALNAAVEAARAGQHGKGFAVVAEEVRNLAQKSANAADETTLLIESSMKKVKLGNDATEKTAEVLGQISDSAENVSNLTKDLALSIHEQKSAVLQITQGIDQVTTVTSTTAASAEEVAASSETLKRQVEIMRSVIMSFKLKDDGGKSTALTRVERPRIVL from the coding sequence ATGAAATGGATTCACGATCTTAAAATTCGAGTCAAATTACTTTTGGCTTTTATGGTAACCATTCTATTGATGATTGTTGTCGCAGGAGCTAGTTTCTATTCGGCACGTCAAATTTTAGCATCACTTCATACTGTGTTTGAAGATCGAGTGGTGCCCATTAGCCAAATCAAAGAAGTTTCCGATGCCTATTTGATTGGAATAGTAGATTCTGCCAATAAGGTCCGAGCCAAAAAAATTACAGTGGAAGAAGCACTGGAATCGATCAGAGAATCAGAAACCAAAGCTGATGCAGTTTGGAAAATCTATCTCGGAACCTATCTTGTTCCCGAAGAAAAAGCGATCATCGATCAGATGGAAAAAGAATTTCCCCCACTCAAAGCCGGGGTCAAACAACTTCGTATCCTCCTAGAAACAAGAAACGAAGTCGAACTTGAAAAATTTGTCACTGTGGATATGTATCCTATCTTTGAACCACTCACGCACCACCTAGATGATTTGATTCGTGTTCAATTGAAAGTGGCCAAAGAAGAATATCATAAATCAGAAGCACAATTCAAAAGTTCTCTCGCCATTGTCACTGCAGTTGTGGCCATTGCTTTCGTTTTGGTATTTGTCATTGCGATCTTTTTCTCCGATTCCATTGCCGCTCCTATGAAAAAAATTGTAGAAGTTGCACAAACTGTATCCATCGGGGATCTGGATGTTGATTTAGAAACAAAACATAAAACTCATGCCAATGCAAAACACTTAGAAGGAAACGAAATCCAACAACTTTCACAAGCCTTTATGGAACTTGTTTCTTTTATCAAAGAACGAGCCGAACACTTAGAACGGATTGCTAATTCTGATCTCAGTGCAGATGTCACACTCAAATCAGAACGCGACCAATTGGGTTTAAGTTTACGTCGTATGCTAATCAACCTATCCGATGTAGTGGAAAAACTATATTTTTCTTCACAAGAAGTAGATTTGGGAGCACAACAATTAGCGGATGCCAGCACTTCTCTTTCAGAAGCAGCCAGTGAACAAGCAAGTGCGGTAGAAGAGATTTCAGCAACCCTCACGGAAATCAGTAACAGTTTCCTTGCAAATGCAGAAAATGCAGAAAGGATGACGGAATTTTCAGAATCAACCGCAAAACAAGCATTAGAAGGAAATTCAAAAATGAAAGATCTCGTCTCTGCAATGGGAGAGATTAGTAATTCCTTTGATCAAATTTCAAAAATCAATAAAGTCATCAATGATATTGCATTTCAAACCAATATCTTAGCACTCAATGCTGCAGTAGAAGCAGCAAGAGCAGGACAACATGGAAAAGGATTTGCTGTCGTCGCAGAAGAAGTTCGAAATCTTGCTCAAAAAAGTGCAAATGCAGCTGACGAAACTACCCTACTCATTGAGTCTTCGATGAAAAAAGTCAAACTTGGAAATGATGCTACTGAAAAAACCGCCGAAGTTCTTGGCCAAATTTCTGATAGTGCTGAAAATGTAAGTAATCTCACAAAAGATTTAGCATTATCCATTCATGAACAAAAATCTGCCGTTTTACAAATTACCCAAGGAATTGACCAAGTAACAACCGTTACTTCAACTACTGCCGCTTCTGCAGAAGAAGTGGCCGCCTCAAGTGAAACTCTAAAAAGGCAAGTTGAAATTATGCGGTCTGTGATCATGAGTTTCAAATTGAAAGATGATGGGGGAAAATCAACAGCCCTCACTCGGGTTGAAAGACCAAGAATCGTATTGTAG